TCGTCGTCCGGCGTGTACGTGGTGCTCAGCATGCCGCCGTGCTTGAGCGTTACGACCTTGTACTCCCAGTTTGTCGACATCGTCTTGTTCCTCTGGTCAGTCGTCATCGGCCGGTGCAGCCTTGCCGGGCTTCAGTCGTCCCGCTTTGCGCAGTGCATCCCGCAGCACGTATTCGATCTGCGCGTTGAGACTGCGCAGCTCGTCTTCGGACCAGTGCTGCATGGCGTCGAGCACGGCGGCACTGATCCGTAGCGGGTAGGCTTTTTTCTTGTCGCCCGTCATGCTGGGTCAGTTGTAGAGCGTGCCGGTATTCAGCACCGGCTGGGTGCCGCGCTCGCCGCACAGCACCACCAGCAGGTTGCTGACCATCGCCGCCTTGCGTT
This window of the Dyella sp. A6 genome carries:
- a CDS encoding Arc family DNA binding domain-containing protein, whose product is MTGDKKKAYPLRISAAVLDAMQHWSEDELRSLNAQIEYVLRDALRKAGRLKPGKAAPADDD